A window from Streptomyces sp. NBC_00299 encodes these proteins:
- a CDS encoding LLM class flavin-dependent oxidoreductase, with protein MSLRLSTVILPYRRWSEGGRQAWQRAEELGFHTAYTYDHLSWRSFRDGPWFGAVPTLTAAAAVTDRLRLGTLVTSPNFRHPVNLAKELISLDDISGGRVTLGIGAGGTGFDATALGQEPWTPRERADRFAEFVTLLDQLLTEDSVSYEGDFYSAHEARNVPGCVQHPRLPFAVAATGPRGLRLAARHGQAWVTTGDPKLYENGTPEQSVQAIRGQVGKLADACAEIGRDVAGLDKILLTGFTPDRGRPLESLDAFVDFAGRHQELGFTEIVVHWPIPDSDFAAEEKVFEQIAMEALAQLH; from the coding sequence ATGAGTCTGCGCCTGAGCACCGTGATCCTCCCGTACCGCCGCTGGTCCGAGGGGGGCCGCCAGGCATGGCAGCGCGCGGAGGAGCTCGGCTTCCACACCGCGTACACCTACGACCACCTGTCCTGGCGGAGCTTCCGGGACGGCCCCTGGTTCGGTGCCGTGCCGACACTGACCGCCGCCGCGGCCGTCACCGACCGGCTGCGCCTGGGCACCCTGGTGACCTCGCCGAACTTCCGGCACCCGGTGAACCTCGCCAAGGAACTGATCTCCCTCGACGACATCTCGGGCGGACGGGTCACGCTCGGCATCGGCGCGGGCGGCACCGGCTTCGACGCCACCGCGCTCGGCCAGGAGCCATGGACCCCGCGCGAGCGTGCCGACCGGTTCGCCGAGTTCGTCACGCTGCTGGACCAGCTGCTGACCGAGGACTCGGTGTCGTACGAGGGCGACTTCTATTCGGCGCACGAGGCGCGGAACGTCCCGGGCTGTGTGCAGCACCCTCGGCTGCCGTTCGCGGTCGCCGCGACCGGGCCTCGCGGCCTGCGGCTCGCGGCGCGCCACGGGCAGGCGTGGGTGACCACGGGCGACCCGAAGCTGTATGAGAACGGCACTCCTGAACAGTCGGTTCAAGCCATTCGCGGACAGGTCGGGAAGCTGGCAGACGCCTGCGCCGAGATCGGCCGGGACGTGGCCGGGCTCGACAAGATCCTGCTCACCGGGTTCACCCCGGACCGCGGTCGTCCGCTGGAGTCCCTCGACGCGTTCGTGGACTTCGCCGGGCGCCATCAGGAGCTGGGATTCACCGAGATCGTGGTCCACTGGCCGATCCCGGACTCGGACTTCGCGGCCGAAGAGAAGGTCTTCGAGCAGATCGCCATGGAGGCCTTGGCACAGCTGCACTGA
- the cydD gene encoding thiol reductant ABC exporter subunit CydD → MFHVKPIDPRLLRYARATRFFLIAVVGLGAVGAVLVIAQAMLIAEAVVGAFQHGMSAAELRTPLMLLVAVAIGRALVAWLTELAAHRASAAVKSELRGRLLERATELGPDWLSGQRTGSLVALATRGVDALDDYFSRYLPQLGLAVVVPIAVLARIVTEDWVSAAITVGTLPLIPIFMMLIGWATQSRMDRQWRMLSRLSGHFLDVVAGLPTLKVFGRAKAQAESIRRITDEYRRATMRTLRIAFISSFALELLSTLSVALVAVTIGMRLVHGDMHLYDGLVILVLAPEAYLPLRQVGAQYHAAAEGLSAAEEIFEVLETPAPASGSAAVPTGAVSFEGVSIRYPGRSSDAVSDVSFAVEPGETVALVGTSGAGKSTLLNALLGFVRPAEGRILVGGADLAELDLKEWRSRIAWVPQRPHLYAGTIAENVRLARPDADDAAVRQALGNAGALEFVDALPEGVETVLGEDGVGLSAGQRQRLALARAFLADRPVLLLDEPTAALDGATEAEVVEAVRRLAVGRTVLLVVHRPALLGVADRVVRLSEAVAPVSTEALPKASVDRPIEHDPDSGSASEDAGTVPLTAAKRGVLARVRAMSGPRRGRLVLALVLGSLALGSAVGLMATSGWLISRASQQPPVLYLMVAVTATRAFGIGRAMFRYAERLMSHDAVLRMLADTRVAVYRRLERLAPAGLRRTRRGDLLSRLVADVDALQDYWLRWLLPAAAATVVSAGAVGFTAWLLPEAGAVLAAGLLAAGAGVPFLTGAVARRAERRLAPARGELATRVTDLLTGTAELTVAGALPSRTADTRRADGTLTRIASRAASATALGDGLTALISGLTVAATALVGAQGVADGRLGGVTMAVVVLTPLAAFEAVLGLPLAVQYRQRVRKSAERVYEVLDAPEPVREPARPRQAPASPFPVAVTGLTARHAGQDRDALAGLDLTLEEGRRVAVVGPSGSGKTTLAQVLLRFLDADAGSYTLGGVDAHALDGDDVRRLVGLCAQDAHLFDSSVRENLLLARRGATEADLRDALHRARLLDWADGLPDGLDTLVGEHGARLSGGQRQRLALARALLADFPVLVLDEPAEHLDLPTADALTADLLAATEGRTTLLITHRLAGLEAVDEVVVLDQGRVVQRGTFAELAAADGPLRGMVEREEQADLLVGAP, encoded by the coding sequence ATGTTTCACGTGAAACCGATCGATCCGCGTCTTCTCCGATACGCCCGCGCCACTCGCTTCTTCCTGATCGCGGTCGTTGGCCTGGGCGCCGTCGGAGCCGTGCTGGTCATCGCGCAGGCGATGCTCATCGCCGAGGCGGTGGTGGGGGCGTTCCAACACGGGATGTCCGCCGCTGAACTGCGCACTCCCCTCATGCTGTTGGTGGCCGTGGCCATCGGCCGCGCACTGGTCGCCTGGCTCACCGAACTCGCCGCTCACCGTGCCAGCGCCGCTGTGAAGTCGGAGCTGCGAGGGCGACTGCTGGAGCGGGCGACCGAGCTGGGACCCGACTGGCTGAGCGGACAGCGGACCGGATCTCTGGTCGCGCTCGCCACGCGGGGCGTCGACGCCCTCGACGACTACTTCTCGCGCTATCTGCCGCAGCTGGGGCTCGCGGTGGTCGTGCCGATCGCCGTGCTGGCGCGGATCGTGACCGAGGACTGGGTGTCGGCGGCCATCACCGTCGGCACCCTGCCACTGATCCCGATCTTCATGATGCTGATCGGCTGGGCCACGCAGTCCCGGATGGACCGTCAGTGGCGGATGCTGTCCCGGCTGTCCGGGCACTTCCTGGACGTCGTCGCCGGTCTGCCGACACTGAAGGTGTTCGGGCGTGCCAAGGCGCAGGCCGAGTCGATCCGGCGGATCACCGATGAATACCGCCGGGCGACCATGCGGACCCTGCGGATCGCCTTCATCTCCTCCTTCGCGCTGGAGTTGCTCTCGACGCTCTCGGTGGCCCTGGTCGCGGTGACGATCGGCATGCGCCTCGTCCACGGCGACATGCATCTGTACGACGGCCTGGTCATCCTCGTGCTGGCACCCGAGGCCTACCTGCCGCTGCGTCAGGTAGGAGCGCAGTACCACGCGGCTGCCGAGGGGCTGTCCGCGGCCGAGGAGATCTTCGAGGTGCTGGAGACTCCGGCGCCGGCGTCGGGAAGCGCGGCGGTGCCGACGGGGGCGGTGTCGTTCGAAGGGGTCTCGATCCGCTACCCCGGACGGTCCTCCGACGCAGTGTCAGATGTGTCCTTCGCCGTCGAGCCCGGGGAGACGGTCGCGCTCGTCGGGACGAGCGGGGCGGGCAAATCGACGCTGCTCAACGCGCTGTTGGGGTTCGTGCGGCCGGCCGAGGGGCGGATCCTGGTCGGGGGAGCGGATCTTGCCGAACTCGATCTGAAGGAATGGCGTTCGCGGATCGCCTGGGTGCCGCAGCGGCCGCACCTGTACGCGGGGACGATCGCCGAGAACGTACGGCTGGCGCGTCCCGACGCGGACGACGCTGCCGTGCGGCAGGCGCTGGGGAACGCCGGGGCGCTGGAGTTCGTGGACGCGCTGCCCGAGGGCGTCGAGACCGTGCTGGGCGAGGACGGGGTCGGCCTGTCCGCGGGGCAGCGGCAGCGGCTCGCGCTGGCCAGGGCGTTCCTGGCGGACCGGCCCGTCCTGCTCCTCGACGAGCCGACGGCCGCGCTCGACGGGGCCACCGAGGCCGAGGTCGTTGAGGCCGTGCGAAGGCTGGCGGTGGGGCGGACGGTGCTGCTGGTGGTGCACCGGCCGGCGCTGCTGGGCGTGGCGGACCGGGTGGTGCGGCTGTCGGAGGCCGTGGCGCCGGTGTCGACAGAGGCCTTGCCCAAGGCGTCCGTTGACCGTCCGATCGAGCATGACCCGGACAGCGGTTCTGCTTCCGAAGACGCCGGGACCGTGCCGCTCACCGCAGCCAAGCGCGGTGTTCTCGCCCGTGTCCGCGCCATGTCCGGTCCCCGGCGCGGTCGTCTCGTCCTCGCGCTGGTGCTCGGCAGCCTCGCGCTCGGCAGCGCCGTCGGGCTCATGGCGACCTCCGGGTGGCTCATCTCGCGGGCCTCGCAGCAGCCGCCGGTGCTGTACTTGATGGTCGCCGTGACGGCTACGCGGGCCTTCGGCATCGGGCGGGCCATGTTCCGGTACGCCGAGCGGCTGATGTCGCACGACGCCGTGCTGCGGATGCTGGCCGATACGCGGGTCGCCGTGTACCGGCGGCTGGAGCGGCTGGCGCCCGCAGGACTGCGCCGCACGCGTCGCGGCGATCTGCTGTCGAGGCTCGTCGCGGATGTGGACGCGCTGCAGGACTACTGGCTGCGGTGGCTGCTGCCCGCCGCTGCCGCGACCGTCGTGTCCGCCGGGGCCGTCGGTTTCACGGCCTGGCTGCTGCCTGAGGCCGGTGCCGTGCTCGCGGCCGGGCTCCTCGCGGCGGGGGCCGGAGTCCCGTTCCTCACCGGTGCCGTCGCCCGACGCGCCGAGCGCCGGCTGGCTCCCGCACGCGGAGAGCTCGCGACGCGCGTGACGGATCTGCTCACCGGCACCGCGGAACTGACCGTCGCCGGCGCCCTGCCCAGCCGTACGGCAGACACGCGGCGGGCCGACGGGACGCTGACCCGGATCGCTTCGCGCGCCGCCTCCGCGACCGCGCTCGGCGACGGGCTCACCGCGCTGATCAGCGGGCTCACCGTCGCCGCCACCGCCCTCGTGGGCGCCCAGGGGGTCGCCGACGGGCGGCTCGGCGGTGTGACCATGGCCGTTGTCGTCCTCACCCCGCTGGCCGCGTTCGAGGCCGTCCTGGGACTGCCGCTCGCCGTGCAGTACCGGCAGCGGGTGCGCAAGAGCGCGGAGCGCGTGTACGAGGTGCTGGACGCGCCCGAGCCCGTACGGGAACCCGCCCGGCCCCGGCAGGCGCCCGCATCGCCCTTCCCGGTCGCCGTCACGGGCCTGACCGCCCGCCACGCCGGACAGGACCGGGACGCGCTCGCCGGACTCGACCTGACCCTGGAGGAGGGCCGACGGGTCGCCGTGGTCGGCCCGTCGGGGTCCGGTAAGACGACGCTGGCGCAGGTGCTGCTGCGCTTCCTGGACGCCGACGCGGGCTCGTACACGCTGGGCGGCGTGGACGCGCACGCGCTGGACGGTGACGACGTACGGCGTCTCGTCGGGCTGTGTGCGCAGGACGCGCACCTCTTCGACAGTTCCGTGCGCGAGAACCTGCTCCTCGCCAGGAGGGGCGCCACCGAGGCCGACCTGCGTGACGCCCTGCACCGCGCCCGGCTGCTCGACTGGGCCGATGGCCTGCCCGACGGGCTGGACACGCTCGTGGGTGAGCACGGGGCACGGCTGTCGGGCGGTCAGCGGCAGCGGCTCGCGCTTGCCCGCGCACTGCTCGCCGACTTCCCCGTCCTCGTCCTCGACGAGCCCGCCGAGCATCTCGACCTGCCTACCGCCGACGCCCTCACCGCCGACCTGCTGGCCGCCACCGAGGGCCGTACGACCCTGCTCATCACGCACCGACTCGCCGGGCTGGAGGCCGTCGACGAGGTGGTCGTCCTGGACCAGGGGCGGGTGGTGCAGCGGGGCACGTTCGCGGAGCTGGCCGCTGCGGACGGTCCGCTGCGGGGGATGGTGGAGCGGGAGGAGCAGGCGGATCTGCTGGTGGGGGCGCCGTAG
- a CDS encoding M23 family metallopeptidase — translation MCSYRRRLLVVPALLCALVGLVARPADAAGDGKSTSGHNGTGSGGDTTLSAQVLKLYEDAAVATGRYEAGRKRVEVQRAKALRIEALLERERREIGVLHEDLGRIARAQYRSGGGMPLTAQIIFATSPDQLMRSQHVFSQASLAAANSIEKSHRAEVRLAGDEARAAAAWHVLEKRNAELADLKQGIEDKLEEARWELQGRADVSVAAGSCPGAVRLDQKETDGTSAWVTPVAKYELSAAFGSGGKRWAKRHTGQDFAVPIGTPVRAVGDGRVVKVACAGAFGMEVVVRHTDGYYTQYAHLASIAVDQDERVDTGQWIGQSGTTGNSTGPHLHFETRVTPELGSGVDPVPWLSERGVPLG, via the coding sequence ATGTGCTCATATCGCCGTCGACTCCTGGTCGTTCCGGCGCTGCTTTGTGCGCTCGTCGGCCTCGTGGCCCGGCCCGCCGACGCGGCCGGTGACGGCAAAAGCACCTCGGGCCACAACGGCACCGGAAGCGGCGGTGACACGACCCTCAGCGCCCAGGTGCTCAAGCTGTACGAGGACGCGGCCGTGGCGACCGGGCGGTACGAAGCGGGGCGGAAGCGGGTAGAGGTGCAGCGGGCGAAGGCACTGCGGATCGAGGCGCTGCTCGAGCGGGAGCGGCGGGAGATCGGCGTCCTGCACGAGGACCTGGGCCGGATCGCACGCGCCCAGTACCGCAGCGGCGGCGGCATGCCGCTCACGGCGCAGATCATCTTCGCGACGAGCCCGGACCAGCTGATGCGCAGTCAGCATGTGTTCTCACAGGCGAGCCTGGCCGCCGCCAACTCCATCGAGAAGAGCCATCGCGCCGAGGTGCGGCTCGCCGGGGACGAGGCCAGGGCCGCGGCGGCCTGGCACGTGCTGGAGAAGCGCAACGCCGAGCTCGCTGACCTCAAGCAGGGCATCGAGGACAAGCTCGAAGAGGCGCGGTGGGAGTTGCAGGGTCGGGCCGACGTCTCCGTGGCCGCCGGGTCGTGTCCGGGGGCGGTCCGGCTCGACCAGAAGGAGACGGACGGCACGAGTGCGTGGGTCACGCCGGTCGCGAAGTACGAGCTGTCCGCCGCGTTCGGCAGCGGTGGAAAGCGCTGGGCGAAGCGGCACACCGGGCAGGACTTCGCGGTGCCGATCGGCACGCCCGTGCGGGCGGTCGGTGACGGGCGCGTGGTGAAGGTGGCGTGCGCGGGCGCCTTCGGCATGGAGGTCGTCGTCCGGCACACCGACGGCTACTACACGCAGTACGCCCACCTCGCCTCCATCGCCGTCGACCAGGACGAGCGAGTCGACACCGGGCAGTGGATCGGCCAGTCGGGCACGACGGGCAACTCCACCGGCCCCCACCTGCACTTCGAGACGCGGGTCACTCCGGAACTCGGATCAGGGGTGGACCCGGTGCCGTGGCTCTCCGAACGCGGAGTGCCGCTCGGGTAG
- a CDS encoding RNA 2'-phosphotransferase, protein MDERRTVKVSKYLSKHLRHQPERIGLTLDEGGWVEIETLIAAATAHGFRFTREELDHVVAANDKQRFAIDGTRIRASQGHSIDVELGLPPATPPAYLYHGTVAGNLDAIRSAGLLPMNRHDVHLSADRETATRVGARRGRPVVLSVDAGAMHSDGHVFHVSANGVWLTKAVPPEYLRFPEAH, encoded by the coding sequence ATGGACGAAAGACGCACCGTGAAGGTCTCGAAGTACCTCTCGAAGCACCTGCGCCACCAGCCCGAGCGCATCGGGCTCACTCTCGACGAGGGCGGCTGGGTCGAGATCGAGACCCTGATCGCCGCCGCGACCGCGCACGGATTCCGGTTCACCCGGGAAGAGCTGGATCACGTGGTGGCCGCCAATGACAAGCAGCGCTTCGCGATCGACGGCACCCGGATCCGCGCCAGCCAGGGCCACAGCATCGACGTCGAACTCGGACTGCCCCCGGCGACCCCGCCGGCCTACCTCTATCACGGCACCGTGGCCGGTAACCTGGATGCGATTCGCAGCGCGGGCCTGCTGCCCATGAACAGGCACGATGTGCACCTCTCCGCGGACCGCGAGACGGCGACGCGGGTCGGAGCCCGGCGTGGCCGCCCGGTGGTGCTCTCCGTGGACGCCGGCGCCATGCACAGCGACGGCCATGTCTTCCACGTCAGCGCTAACGGGGTGTGGCTGACGAAAGCCGTGCCGCCGGAGTATCTGCGGTTTCCCGAGGCGCACTGA
- a CDS encoding MerR family transcriptional regulator: MSDGGPARGGAVAGEGLSGRRGEAGRAAEAAPAPAYRIEDLAHLSGATVRTIRAYQDRGLLPRPERHGRANLYADAHLHRLRQIADLLDRGYTLASIKELLEAWDAGRGLGGVLGLVAEVDGPWTDEEAVRISRAELEERFGGTPDDAAVAEAVELGVLEPVPGDEDSFVVPSPQELAVAVELHSAGVPLSAISGHLRELRGQVEHIAARFLEFTTEHVFARYLDGAHRPTDAEAAEAASLVRRLRPLAQHTVDAELARAMRRLAVRHLRQHLGADETPELQNRTRSVPVPEETMQAVERLVGARQSAEFVALAAEREVQARALDRLAANHSSSGDLDEAP; encoded by the coding sequence GCGCGGTGAGGCAGGGCGTGCGGCCGAGGCGGCGCCTGCACCCGCCTACCGGATCGAGGACCTCGCGCACCTCAGCGGCGCCACCGTCCGCACCATCCGCGCCTACCAGGACCGAGGCCTGCTCCCCCGCCCGGAGCGCCATGGCCGGGCGAACCTCTACGCGGACGCCCATCTCCACCGCCTGCGCCAGATCGCCGATCTCCTCGACCGCGGGTACACCCTGGCGTCCATCAAGGAGCTCCTGGAGGCCTGGGACGCCGGTCGTGGCCTCGGTGGGGTGCTCGGGCTGGTCGCCGAGGTGGACGGGCCGTGGACCGACGAGGAGGCGGTACGGATCTCGCGTGCCGAGCTGGAGGAGCGCTTCGGCGGCACCCCGGACGACGCGGCGGTGGCCGAGGCCGTGGAGCTCGGCGTACTGGAGCCGGTCCCCGGCGACGAGGACTCGTTCGTCGTTCCGAGTCCTCAAGAACTAGCGGTGGCAGTCGAGTTGCACTCGGCCGGGGTACCGCTGTCCGCGATCTCGGGTCATCTAAGGGAGTTGAGGGGCCAGGTCGAGCACATCGCCGCCCGTTTCCTGGAGTTCACCACCGAACACGTCTTCGCCCGTTACCTCGACGGCGCCCACCGTCCGACGGACGCGGAGGCGGCCGAGGCGGCCTCTCTCGTACGGCGGTTGCGTCCACTCGCCCAGCACACCGTGGACGCGGAACTCGCCCGCGCCATGAGGCGGTTGGCTGTGCGACATCTGCGTCAGCACCTCGGCGCGGACGAGACGCCCGAACTTCAGAATCGGACGAGATCTGTGCCCGTACCCGAGGAGACAATGCAGGCCGTCGAGCGTTTGGTTGGAGCGAGGCAGTCAGCCGAGTTCGTCGCGCTGGCCGCCGAACGGGAGGTGCAGGCAAGGGCCTTGGACCGCCTCGCCGCAAATCACAGCTCATCAGGTGATCTTGACGAAGCCCCTTGA
- a CDS encoding HAD hydrolase family protein, translating into MTSATRQLQTPAAAVRPRLIATDLDGTLLRDDKSVSPRTVAALAAAEEAGIEVFFVTGRPARWMDVVSDHVHGHGLAICGNGAAVVDLHGGPGTHRFVKVRELARENALDAVRLLRDAAEGTVYAVEQTYGFYQEPGYPKLHMEIPDELAPAEDLLAPDAPGAGEPVLKILAYHPTLDPDAFLTLARLAIGDRANVTRSSPSALLEISGPGVSKASTLALCCAERGISHEQVVAFGDMPNDVEMLTWAGQSYAMGNAHPDVIAAASGRTVANNEDGVAVVIEQLLAKRP; encoded by the coding sequence GTGACCTCAGCGACTCGACAGCTCCAGACCCCGGCCGCCGCTGTCCGCCCGCGGCTCATCGCCACCGACCTGGACGGCACGCTGCTGCGGGACGACAAGTCGGTCTCCCCCCGCACGGTCGCCGCGCTGGCCGCCGCCGAGGAGGCGGGCATCGAGGTGTTCTTCGTCACCGGCCGCCCCGCCCGCTGGATGGACGTCGTCAGCGACCATGTCCACGGGCACGGCCTGGCGATCTGCGGCAACGGCGCCGCCGTGGTCGACCTGCACGGCGGCCCCGGCACCCACCGGTTCGTGAAGGTGCGCGAGCTGGCCCGGGAGAACGCCCTGGACGCCGTACGGCTGCTGCGTGACGCGGCTGAGGGCACGGTGTACGCGGTGGAGCAGACGTACGGCTTCTACCAGGAGCCGGGCTATCCCAAGCTGCACATGGAGATACCGGACGAGCTCGCGCCGGCCGAGGACCTCCTGGCGCCGGACGCCCCGGGAGCCGGCGAGCCGGTGCTCAAGATCCTCGCCTACCACCCCACCCTCGACCCCGACGCCTTCCTCACCCTTGCCCGCCTCGCCATCGGCGACCGGGCCAACGTCACCCGCTCCAGCCCCAGCGCCCTGCTGGAGATCAGCGGGCCCGGCGTCTCCAAGGCCAGCACGCTCGCCCTGTGCTGCGCCGAGCGCGGCATCTCGCACGAGCAGGTCGTGGCCTTCGGGGACATGCCCAACGACGTCGAGATGCTGACATGGGCGGGCCAGTCGTACGCGATGGGCAACGCGCACCCGGATGTCATCGCCGCCGCGTCGGGGCGGACGGTCGCCAACAACGAGGACGGCGTGGCCGTGGTGATCGAACAGCTGCTGGCGAAGCGGCCTTAG